The Streptomyces sp. Alt3 genome has a segment encoding these proteins:
- a CDS encoding AfsR/SARP family transcriptional regulator, whose protein sequence is MGEDAGEHRVRFRILGSFECWDGAERVRVGGPVHEKVLVTLLLEPQRVLPVFRLVEAVWDENAPATAAHQVRKAVAELRQRIPDGRNLIVTEGPGYRALTTPDQVDLSRFTEGLKQAREATAAGRSAFAATALREALDLWRGPLLSGSAGSVLSAASAALEERRLSAVEQLFDLRLSSGENSELVGEIREFIDAHPLRETLRGQLMLALFRSGRQAEALEEFAKVREFLIDELGIGPGDSLSELHNAILRNSPDLAAPPQTAPAPFTPEDKPSTLPYDLRDFTGREAEVRELLGFVQEAPGTGPLIIAIDGMGGSGKTSLAVRAAHQLADSYPDAQLHIDLRGFTPSGQPLSAGAAAEALLRTLGVPGDRIPDDAEGRIALWRRTMSAHRMILLLDNALDESQVRPLLTSPTETLVLVTSRALLADLDAAHTISLGVMPPGDSVALVEGVLGRTRARAEPEAVAQLAELCGHLPLALRIAVARLRKRPRWTVRYLVDRLRDDAHRLAELNSGERSVEVTLRLSYEGLAAETREAFRMLGQHPGTEIDVYAAGALLDKGTRDAEGVLEYLLDMHLLQQHETGRYAFHDLVRSFAQNLSRGSTGPGGAGGSAGVEEAAQAVRRLLDFALAATDAACDVLFPGRVRISRPEHRSLAELPPLNTPDQARDWLEREQDSLLAAVSLAYRWELDSHVGLLAANVAFPLDLRGRLEEFRELSRTAITASRRLGDPALLRLSLSNLAVACWKLGRFEEGIETAEEAFGLAVALHDRRGEAKDTGVLGLLLSALGRYHEALPRLEQSISIKRELGAERAEAESLTNLSNLYSEWRRFPEAVEAATRAVTLSRSIGSVDKEVEGLTDLAVARLGLGETEAAADLLGRARKLAVDVMSPADMSLVLALSAEAADRLGESKPAAEWAESALQLGDLSGTPMREAAVGNIIGRLHARNGRYSLSLELHRHAHDAATVVGYRVEEAHALAGMAHALEKLGELGPARAHRETANEAFEAMGIPADQTI, encoded by the coding sequence ATGGGCGAGGACGCAGGGGAACACAGAGTGCGGTTCCGGATTCTGGGCTCGTTCGAATGCTGGGACGGAGCGGAACGCGTACGGGTGGGTGGCCCGGTGCACGAGAAGGTTCTGGTGACTCTCCTGCTGGAGCCCCAGCGCGTGCTTCCCGTCTTCCGCCTGGTGGAAGCCGTGTGGGACGAGAACGCGCCCGCCACCGCCGCCCACCAGGTGCGCAAGGCCGTGGCAGAGCTGCGTCAGCGCATCCCGGACGGACGCAATCTGATCGTCACGGAGGGGCCGGGCTACCGGGCTCTCACGACGCCTGACCAGGTGGACCTCAGCAGGTTCACCGAGGGGCTGAAACAGGCCAGGGAGGCCACGGCCGCCGGACGGAGCGCGTTCGCCGCCACGGCACTCCGAGAGGCGCTCGACCTGTGGCGGGGGCCGCTGCTGTCCGGCAGCGCCGGATCGGTGCTCTCGGCCGCCTCCGCAGCTCTGGAGGAACGGCGTCTCTCGGCTGTCGAGCAGCTCTTCGATTTACGGCTCAGCTCGGGCGAGAACAGCGAACTGGTGGGTGAGATAAGGGAGTTCATCGACGCACACCCACTTCGCGAAACTCTGCGCGGCCAGCTGATGCTGGCCCTCTTCCGGTCCGGCCGCCAAGCGGAGGCACTCGAAGAGTTCGCCAAGGTCCGAGAGTTCCTGATCGACGAACTCGGCATCGGCCCCGGCGACTCGCTCAGCGAACTGCACAACGCCATACTGCGCAACAGCCCCGATCTCGCGGCTCCGCCGCAGACCGCCCCCGCTCCCTTCACCCCGGAGGACAAGCCTTCCACCCTGCCCTACGACCTGCGCGACTTCACCGGCCGTGAAGCGGAGGTCCGCGAACTGCTCGGGTTCGTGCAGGAGGCTCCGGGCACGGGGCCACTGATCATCGCCATCGACGGCATGGGCGGCAGCGGCAAGACGTCACTCGCGGTACGGGCCGCTCATCAGCTCGCCGACAGCTACCCCGACGCCCAGCTCCACATCGACCTGCGCGGGTTCACACCCAGCGGACAGCCCCTCAGTGCGGGCGCTGCCGCCGAAGCCCTGCTGCGGACGCTGGGCGTGCCGGGCGATCGGATCCCGGACGACGCCGAGGGGCGCATCGCGCTGTGGCGGCGCACCATGAGCGCCCATCGAATGATCCTTCTGCTCGACAACGCCCTGGACGAGTCCCAGGTGAGGCCGCTCCTCACCTCTCCGACAGAAACCCTCGTCCTGGTCACCAGCCGAGCCCTGCTCGCGGACCTCGACGCCGCGCACACCATTTCCCTGGGCGTCATGCCGCCCGGCGACAGCGTCGCCCTCGTCGAGGGTGTTCTCGGCCGTACACGCGCCCGTGCTGAGCCGGAAGCCGTCGCACAACTGGCCGAACTCTGCGGCCATCTCCCGCTCGCCCTGCGCATCGCCGTCGCCAGGCTGCGGAAACGCCCCCGATGGACCGTCCGCTACCTCGTCGACAGACTCCGCGACGACGCCCACAGGCTGGCCGAACTCAACTCCGGCGAGCGCAGCGTCGAAGTGACCTTGAGGCTCTCGTACGAGGGTCTGGCCGCCGAGACCCGGGAGGCCTTCAGGATGCTGGGCCAGCACCCGGGGACCGAGATCGACGTGTATGCGGCCGGCGCCTTGCTCGACAAGGGCACCCGGGACGCGGAGGGGGTGCTGGAGTACCTCCTGGACATGCATCTGCTCCAGCAGCACGAAACCGGTCGCTACGCCTTCCACGATCTGGTCCGGAGCTTCGCCCAGAACCTCTCGCGCGGCAGTACGGGTCCCGGCGGGGCGGGCGGGAGCGCGGGTGTCGAGGAGGCAGCGCAGGCCGTGCGTCGGCTCCTCGACTTCGCTCTGGCTGCCACGGACGCCGCCTGCGACGTGCTTTTCCCCGGACGTGTCCGGATAAGCCGCCCCGAGCACCGGTCGCTCGCCGAACTCCCCCCGCTCAACACCCCCGACCAGGCCCGGGACTGGCTGGAGAGGGAGCAGGACTCGCTGCTGGCCGCTGTCTCCCTCGCATACCGATGGGAGCTGGACAGCCATGTGGGGCTGCTCGCCGCCAACGTTGCCTTCCCCCTCGACCTTCGTGGTCGCCTGGAGGAATTCCGGGAACTGAGCCGCACCGCGATCACCGCTTCCCGTCGGCTGGGCGACCCGGCCCTGTTACGGCTGAGTCTGTCGAACCTTGCCGTGGCCTGCTGGAAGCTCGGCCGCTTCGAGGAGGGGATAGAGACGGCGGAGGAGGCGTTCGGGCTGGCCGTCGCTCTCCACGACCGACGCGGCGAAGCCAAGGACACCGGCGTCCTGGGGCTCCTGCTCAGCGCACTGGGCCGGTACCACGAAGCGCTCCCCCGCCTCGAACAGTCCATCTCCATCAAGCGGGAGCTCGGGGCGGAGCGTGCCGAGGCCGAGTCCTTGACCAACCTGAGCAACCTGTACTCCGAGTGGAGGCGTTTCCCGGAGGCGGTGGAGGCCGCCACTCGTGCCGTGACGCTCTCGCGCAGCATCGGTTCCGTCGACAAGGAGGTCGAAGGGCTGACGGATCTCGCGGTCGCCCGGCTCGGACTGGGCGAGACCGAGGCGGCCGCCGATCTGCTGGGCCGGGCCCGCAAGCTGGCTGTGGACGTCATGTCGCCCGCAGACATGTCCTTGGTGCTCGCCCTGTCCGCCGAGGCCGCCGACCGGCTCGGCGAGAGCAAACCGGCCGCCGAGTGGGCCGAGTCGGCACTGCAGCTGGGAGACCTGAGCGGCACACCGATGCGCGAGGCCGCCGTCGGCAACATCATCGGGCGACTGCACGCCCGCAACGGCCGCTACTCCCTGTCCCTGGAGCTGCACCGGCACGCCCATGACGCGGCTACCGTGGTCGGCTACCGGGTGGAGGAGGCACACGCGCTCGCCGGAATGGCTCATGCCCTGGAGAAACTCGGCGAGCTCGGTCCGGCCCGGGCCCACCGCGAGACGGCGAACGAAGCCTTCGAAGCCATGGGGATTCCTGCGGACCAGACGATTTGA
- a CDS encoding GntR family transcriptional regulator, producing MTDKLTGAAGRQYVTDAIRHSLRSGDLVPGQRLVENDLAESYGTTRSAVREALQDLAAEEIVEIVPRRGARIRAVSIDEAIQITECRSALEQLCAMKAATQANEAQRTELRRIGTEMRQAVADGAVHTYSALNQRLHELVVEASGQEVARRQLERLNGPMVRFQFRLALRPGRPAQSLQQHLDIIDGIVSGDATAAAQAAAAHLNDVIEQLRSSAATSSTPVPTRR from the coding sequence TTGACGGACAAGCTGACGGGCGCAGCCGGACGCCAGTACGTGACCGACGCCATCAGGCATTCCTTGCGCTCCGGGGACCTGGTACCCGGGCAGCGACTCGTGGAGAACGACCTCGCCGAGTCCTACGGCACGACCCGCAGCGCCGTCCGCGAGGCCCTGCAGGACCTCGCCGCCGAGGAGATCGTGGAGATCGTCCCCCGCCGCGGCGCCCGCATCCGTGCGGTCTCCATCGACGAGGCCATACAGATCACCGAGTGCCGCTCAGCACTGGAGCAACTGTGCGCCATGAAGGCGGCTACGCAGGCGAACGAGGCGCAGCGTACGGAACTGCGCCGGATAGGCACGGAGATGCGGCAGGCAGTCGCGGACGGAGCGGTGCACACGTACTCCGCCCTCAACCAGCGCCTGCACGAACTGGTGGTCGAGGCCAGCGGTCAGGAGGTCGCCAGGCGCCAGCTCGAACGTCTCAACGGACCGATGGTGCGTTTTCAGTTCCGGCTGGCCCTGCGCCCCGGCCGCCCCGCCCAGTCACTGCAGCAGCACCTGGACATCATCGACGGGATCGTCAGCGGCGACGCCACGGCAGCGGCACAGGCTGCTGCCGCGCACTTGAACGACGTGATCGAACAACTGCGGTCGTCGGCCGCCACCTCATCCACACCGGTACCGACCCGTAGATGA
- a CDS encoding 4-oxalomesaconate tautomerase produces MPAEAVTRSSGARRHGSQTAIPCLFMRGGTSRGPFFDARLLPEDTELRDTVLLAAMGSPDPRQIDGIGGGHPLTSKIGIVGPGTEPGVDVEWTFVQVQPGGDTVDTSSNCGNMLAAVLPFAVETGVVVPDADRTTARVRTHNTGMVAEITVATPLGTDGARHVDYRGQARIDGVPGTAAPVEISFLDTAGSVAGSMLPTGHARDTVEVPGIGAVDVTLIDNGQPLAIVAAERLGATGYETPSQIDADGGLKARVEALRLICGEAMGLGDVTEKNYPKMTLVAPPRHGGTLSTRSLIPQVCHQSIGVLAAVTVATACVLEGSVARDIAADVSGTEPTVSVEHPSGESSVTLGLTPDVPRRVTRSALLRTARLIMAGDLLIPRSLWDPTPTTQENTA; encoded by the coding sequence ATGCCTGCCGAAGCAGTTACCCGGTCCAGCGGGGCGCGCCGTCACGGCTCCCAGACCGCGATTCCGTGCCTCTTCATGCGAGGCGGCACGTCGCGGGGGCCGTTCTTCGACGCGCGACTGCTGCCGGAGGACACCGAGCTCCGTGACACCGTGCTGCTGGCCGCGATGGGCTCACCCGACCCGCGCCAGATCGACGGCATCGGCGGCGGGCACCCGCTGACCAGCAAGATCGGCATCGTGGGTCCTGGCACGGAACCCGGCGTCGACGTGGAGTGGACTTTCGTTCAGGTGCAGCCCGGCGGGGACACGGTCGACACTTCCTCCAACTGCGGCAACATGCTGGCTGCCGTGCTGCCGTTCGCTGTCGAGACCGGCGTGGTCGTCCCCGACGCCGACCGCACCACCGCCCGGGTGCGTACCCACAACACCGGCATGGTCGCCGAGATCACCGTCGCCACCCCACTGGGCACGGACGGAGCGCGGCACGTCGACTACCGGGGCCAGGCCCGTATCGACGGTGTCCCCGGCACTGCCGCTCCGGTCGAGATCAGCTTCCTGGACACGGCCGGCTCTGTCGCCGGCTCCATGCTCCCCACCGGGCATGCGCGCGACACCGTCGAGGTTCCCGGAATCGGTGCCGTCGACGTCACCCTGATCGACAACGGCCAGCCCCTGGCGATCGTGGCAGCCGAGCGCCTGGGCGCCACCGGCTACGAGACACCGTCACAGATCGACGCCGACGGCGGGCTCAAGGCCCGTGTCGAGGCGCTACGCCTGATCTGCGGCGAAGCCATGGGCCTGGGCGACGTCACGGAGAAGAACTACCCGAAGATGACGCTGGTGGCGCCGCCGCGTCACGGGGGCACCCTCTCCACGCGCAGCCTCATCCCGCAGGTCTGCCACCAGTCCATCGGTGTGCTCGCCGCCGTCACGGTTGCGACCGCCTGTGTACTTGAAGGCAGCGTCGCCCGCGACATCGCCGCCGATGTCTCCGGCACGGAGCCCACCGTCTCCGTCGAGCACCCGTCCGGGGAGTCCAGCGTCACCCTCGGCCTCACCCCGGACGTCCCCCGGCGGGTCACGCGCTCCGCGCTGCTGCGTACCGCCCGGCTCATCATGGCCGGCGACCTCCTCATACCCCGTTCCCTCTGGGACCCCACCCCCACCACTCAGGAGAACACCGCGTGA
- a CDS encoding amidohydrolase family protein, translating to MIIDVHGHYTTAPAPLGEWRGAQIAALTDPARAPDRAGPAISDDQIRESIETNQLRLMDERGIDVTVFSPRASFMAHHIGDFATSSAWARICNDLCHRVAELYPGRFAPGAMLPQSPGTDPATVIPEIERAVLELGAVTVNINPDPSGGHWTAPPLTDRSWYPVWEKLAELDVPAMVHVSTSCNAAFHTTGAHYLNADTTAFMQLLAGDLFADFPELRLIVPHGGGAVPYHWGRFRGLAQALGKPDAVESLLRNVFFDTCVYHQPGIDLLLEVVPHGNILFASEMIGAVRGIDSHTGHHFDDTRRYVENAGLSDEQLTAVEERNARRVYPRLDARLSAQGR from the coding sequence GTGATCATTGACGTCCACGGTCACTACACGACGGCGCCTGCCCCGCTGGGGGAGTGGCGTGGGGCCCAGATCGCCGCGCTCACCGACCCGGCACGGGCACCCGATCGCGCAGGGCCCGCCATCAGCGACGACCAGATCCGCGAATCCATCGAGACCAACCAACTACGTCTCATGGACGAGCGTGGCATCGACGTCACCGTCTTCTCCCCTCGGGCCTCGTTCATGGCCCACCACATCGGCGATTTCGCCACCTCCTCCGCCTGGGCCCGCATCTGCAACGACCTGTGCCACCGTGTCGCCGAGCTGTATCCCGGCCGATTCGCCCCCGGTGCGATGCTGCCGCAGTCACCGGGAACCGATCCGGCCACCGTCATCCCCGAAATCGAACGCGCGGTGCTGGAGCTGGGCGCCGTCACGGTCAACATCAACCCGGACCCCTCCGGCGGCCACTGGACCGCACCACCGTTGACAGACCGGTCCTGGTACCCGGTGTGGGAGAAGCTCGCCGAGCTGGACGTGCCGGCCATGGTTCACGTCTCCACCAGCTGCAACGCGGCCTTCCACACCACCGGGGCTCACTACCTCAACGCCGACACCACCGCGTTCATGCAACTGCTGGCCGGGGATCTGTTCGCCGACTTTCCCGAGCTGCGCCTGATCGTCCCGCACGGTGGCGGCGCCGTGCCGTATCACTGGGGCCGGTTCCGGGGCCTGGCGCAGGCGCTGGGCAAGCCGGATGCGGTGGAGTCACTGTTGCGCAATGTCTTCTTCGACACCTGCGTCTACCACCAGCCAGGCATCGACCTGCTGTTGGAAGTGGTCCCGCACGGCAACATCCTCTTCGCCTCCGAGATGATCGGGGCCGTCCGTGGCATCGACTCGCACACCGGCCACCACTTCGACGACACACGCCGCTACGTCGAGAACGCGGGCCTGTCCGACGAACAACTGACCGCGGTCGAGGAACGCAACGCCAGGCGTGTGTACCCCCGTCTGGATGCCCGCTTGAGTGCCCAGGGCCGCTGA
- the ligK gene encoding 4-carboxy-4-hydroxy-2-oxoadipate aldolase/oxaloacetate decarboxylase — MHELGVVHRGMERADHAAVEAMSRFGVATVHEAMGRLGLMRPYIRPVYEGAKLCGTAVTVLLQPGDNWMLHVAAEQVREGDVVVAGCTTESEDGFFGELLATSLRARGAKGLVIDGGCRDVDELRQMDFPVFSRAINAKGTVKATLGSVNVPVVVANALVNPGDVIVADADGVVVVPASQAVAVVEAAARREAAEEGKRERFAEGELGLDIYAMRGPLAELGLTYVD, encoded by the coding sequence ATGCACGAACTCGGAGTCGTCCACCGCGGGATGGAACGCGCCGACCACGCGGCGGTCGAGGCCATGTCCCGGTTCGGGGTCGCCACGGTCCACGAGGCCATGGGCCGACTCGGCTTGATGCGTCCGTACATCCGCCCCGTCTACGAGGGCGCGAAGCTCTGCGGCACCGCCGTCACCGTGCTGCTGCAGCCCGGCGACAACTGGATGCTGCATGTGGCCGCCGAGCAGGTGCGGGAGGGCGATGTGGTCGTCGCCGGCTGCACCACCGAGAGCGAGGACGGCTTCTTCGGCGAGCTGCTCGCCACCTCCCTCCGAGCCCGCGGGGCCAAGGGCCTGGTCATCGACGGCGGCTGCCGTGATGTCGACGAGCTGCGGCAGATGGACTTCCCCGTCTTCTCCCGCGCGATCAACGCCAAGGGCACCGTCAAGGCCACGCTCGGTTCGGTCAACGTTCCCGTCGTCGTCGCCAACGCGCTGGTCAACCCGGGTGACGTGATCGTCGCTGACGCCGACGGTGTGGTCGTGGTCCCCGCTTCCCAGGCCGTCGCGGTGGTCGAGGCGGCCGCAAGGCGCGAGGCAGCCGAGGAGGGCAAGCGGGAACGGTTCGCGGAAGGGGAACTGGGCCTGGACATCTACGCCATGCGAGGACCCCTGGCCGAGCTCGGCCTGACCTACGTCGACTGA
- a CDS encoding amidohydrolase family protein gives MTDQTSAITPGWLDWYRGPTEPTFALPAGAVDAHCHVFGPAAEFPFAAERRYTPVDASKHDLFALRDRLGITRNVIVQATCHGADNSALVDALHTAGDRARGVATVRPDVSEQELRRLHDAGVRGVRFNFVRRLVDAAPTEALVTIARRIAPLGWHVVLYFEAPDLADLETFFASLPVPLVIDHMGRPDITRSPDGPEFARFLRFVEANDVWVKVSCPERLTVTGPPALDGERHAYRDVVPFARKVVDEFTDRALWGTDWPHPNLKNHMPDDGLLIDHIPHVATTPTRQQALLVDNPRHLYWPEEAG, from the coding sequence ATGACTGACCAGACCTCCGCCATCACCCCGGGCTGGCTCGACTGGTACCGCGGTCCCACCGAGCCCACCTTCGCACTGCCGGCGGGGGCGGTGGACGCCCACTGCCACGTATTCGGCCCCGCCGCCGAATTCCCCTTCGCGGCCGAACGCAGGTACACGCCCGTCGACGCCTCCAAGCACGACCTGTTCGCCCTCCGCGACCGCCTCGGCATCACGCGCAACGTCATCGTGCAGGCCACCTGCCACGGTGCCGACAACAGCGCCCTGGTGGACGCCCTGCATACGGCAGGCGACCGGGCCCGCGGGGTGGCGACCGTGCGCCCCGACGTCAGCGAACAGGAACTGCGGCGTCTGCACGACGCCGGAGTGCGAGGGGTGCGCTTCAACTTCGTACGACGCCTGGTGGACGCCGCGCCCACCGAGGCGCTGGTGACCATCGCCCGCAGGATCGCACCGCTGGGATGGCACGTCGTCCTCTACTTCGAGGCTCCGGACCTGGCCGACCTGGAGACGTTCTTCGCCTCCCTGCCCGTGCCGCTCGTCATCGACCACATGGGCCGCCCCGACATCACACGGAGCCCGGACGGGCCCGAGTTCGCCCGCTTCCTGCGCTTCGTCGAGGCCAACGACGTCTGGGTCAAGGTCTCCTGCCCCGAGCGCCTGACCGTCACCGGACCGCCCGCCCTGGACGGCGAGCGCCACGCCTACCGTGACGTCGTGCCGTTCGCCCGCAAGGTCGTCGACGAGTTCACCGACCGGGCCCTGTGGGGCACCGACTGGCCCCACCCCAACCTCAAGAACCACATGCCCGACGACGGTCTGCTCATCGATCACATCCCGCATGTCGCCACGACCCCTACCCGGCAACAGGCCCTGCTGGTCGACAACCCCCGGCACCTGTACTGGCCGGAAGAGGCCGGCTGA